The stretch of DNA CAGGCTAGCTTCCGTGGACACATAACAAGGAAAAAGctcaaaggagagaagaagggtgATGCCCAAGCCGCTGAGGCGGAAGCGAATGAGAAGGATGAAGCCCACGCGGCCGATGGCgtggagaagaaggagggagaaggccCCACTCCCACTGACGCGGCCCCTGCCTCGGGCCCCAAGCCTGAGGAAACAGGCAAGGCAGGCGAAACTCCTTCcgaggagaagaagggggagggagcccctgaTGCTGCCGCAGAGCAGGCAGCCCCCCAGGCTCCTGCCCCCTCAGAGGAGAAGGCCGGCT from Ailuropoda melanoleuca isolate Jingjing unplaced genomic scaffold, ASM200744v2 unplaced-scaffold43427, whole genome shotgun sequence encodes:
- the LOC117799129 gene encoding neuromodulin-like — encoded protein: VEKNDEDQKIEQDGIKPEDKAHKAATKIQASFRGHITRKKLKGEKKGDAQAAEAEANEKDEAHAADGVEKKEGEGPTPTDAAPASGPKPEETGKAGETPSEEKKGEGAPDAAAEQAAPQAPAPSEEKAGSAETESATKASTDNSPSSKAEDAPAKEEPKPADVPAAVTAAAATPPAAEDAA